From Salmo salar chromosome ssa09, Ssal_v3.1, whole genome shotgun sequence:
ggggaggtaagggtagtataatgtagtgtggggaggtaagggtagtataatttagtgtggggaggtaagggtagtataatgtagtgtggggaggtaagggtagtataatttagtgtggggaggtaagggtagtgtattgtagtgtggggaggtaagggtagtataatgtggtgtggggaggtaagggtagtgtaatgtagtgtggggaggtaagggtagtataatgtagtgtggggaggtaagggtagtataatgtagtgtggggaggtaagggtagtataatgtagtgtggggaggtaagggtagtattatgtagtgtggggaggtaagggtagtatagtgtagtgtggggaggtaagggtagtATGATGTAGTGTGGTCAGGTAAGGGTAGTGTAATATGGGGTGGTAAGGGTAGTGTAATGTATGTTCTGTGTGAGGTTgggcatgtgtgtgtttatgggagcAGGGTATACAtgtccctgtctcttcctcttttttctcgctctctctctctctctctctctttctctctctctctttctgatctctctctctctctctctctctctctctctctctctctctttctgtctctctctctctctctcaccctctctctgtcacagtgTAAATGTACCTaatccctctcccctttctccctgcTCCGGCTCCAGGAGTCCAGAGTCAGTGGATATGGATGAGATGATGGCAGCCCTGGTTCTGACCAGCCTGTCCTGCAGCCCTGTTGTTCAGAGCCCACCTCACCGAGACACAGTCATAGGTAATtcgttgattgattaattgattgataaGCTCTTAGTTATATGTTTCCTGTACATTTTTTGTTAATCATTGCAGGTTTAatctaatttgtgtgtgtgtgtgtgtgtgtgtgtgtgtgtgtgtgtgtgtgtgtgtgtgtgtgtgtgtgtgtgtgtgtgtgtgtgtgtgtgtgtgtgtgtgcagcaggtTCTACTGGCATGGAGTGCGGAGCGGGGGAACTCTCAGACAGCGGTAGCAGTGGCTACTGGAGCTGTGACCGTGGCTACAGAAGCCCGGCCCCATCTCCGCCGATCACAGAGACAGAAGGTCACAGCCTGGCCACGCCCACTGATGAGGGATTGGACATGGAGCTGGAGCAGGTGCTGTTTGACGAGCCTGCGCCACGGAAACGCAGGGTGAGTTGGGTCGTCACGGAAACAACCTTGCTAAAGTTGACCAGAATTGACTGGCAAACACATCAGCTATTAGCTATTTGTTCTTCATTTAGAGATGACTCAGTTCCATCAACCTTAACTGTGAACTTGTGTTTCCTCTCTCCAGAACTCAGTGAAGTTGGCCTACAGGTGTCTGTGGCCCAACTGTGGGAAGATTCTGACATCTGTCGTGGGGATGAAACGTCACGTCCGTACCCTGCACCTGGGGTAAGTGTGTAGGGATAAGCCCATGACAATAACATTTCCAATTATGTATCCACAAAGCTAAAATACTTGTATTGTTAGATGATGTGGGAGTGCTTCTACTAGCAGTGGTAGTGGCAGAAgaatacaaaaaaacaacagttGCATTAAtctatgtactgtatatctatgTGTTTTCCCTTCCACAGCCAGAGTGTTGAGCATGAGCGTTGCTCCCGCAGCGAGGAGGACTTCTACTACACAGAGATCCACCAGCGGGAGCTGCAGCCCCTCACCCCACCTCCTGGGGTCTCCACCCACACCCCTATCCCTACCACTAGCAACAGCACCCCCTGGTTGGCCTGTGCTTCCCCCTccagcccctctccctctgggGTAGGATCAGGAGAACCAGGGGTAGGAGCAGGAGCTGGAGGAGACTCCCCCACAGAAGTGAGCCCCCAGCCCAGCCAGCTCAGTCAGTCTGCCCCCTCCATCCCAGGGTGCTTCGGGCAGGTCCACTCTGAGCACTCCTACCAGGTAGGCACTAGGACAAGGTTCCCTAACTGGTGGTGGGTGAtttgttggacataaaatactgtaaaaacaccagcaaatcagatccaagtgattttaatttgttcccaaagtattcccacgcataatagagatatACACTCAGTAGCCAGTTTATTAGGTGCACCCAGCTAGTACTGGATCGgatccccctttgcctccagaacagcctgaattctttagGGCATGGATtctgctcaattggtatcaagggacctaacatgTGCCAGGAAAACCATTCCCTACACCAttataccaccaccactagcctGTACCATTGACACCTGCTTACACCAATCCTggctctgccatcagcatgacgaaACAGGAACCGTGATTCGTCGGACCAGGTGATGTTTTTCCACTCAGTTGTCCAGTGTGCCCACTGCAGCCGCTTCTTCTTGtatttagctgataggagtggaacccagtgtggtcgtctgctgcaataacccatccgtgacaaggaccgacgagttgtgcgttccgagatgcagttctgcacaccactgttgtattgCGCCGTTATTTGCCTTTTTGTGGACCGCCTGTTAGCTAGGACGATTCTTGacagatgttttttgtttggcggaccattctcggtaaacctttgacactgtcgtgcgtgaaaagcccaggaggccggccgTTTCTGATATACTGGAACCGGCgcacctggcaccgacgatcataccacgctcaaagtaactgaatgcctcgatgcccaCCGTCTGTAGGAGAGAACCATTTCCATGAACATGATGGTGAACTGTACCTAATAAATGTTTACATTTTCTCTGTTCTGGACATAAAAAGTGGAAAACAAATGTTTCTTGAGTTGAATGCATTACAAGCACGCTATGAGCAGCTATTGAAACCTCTGTATTGTTTTGCAAGTGGTTATACAgccttttgttttgtattttgcatTTAATGCTCCAACCTGATCGCGACCATTGACCACATTGTTTACTTCTGCAGGCTCCTACTTCAGTCCAGGTGGTGGCACCACCCGTCTCTGTTTCCTCCAGCTGCCGTTGGACCAAACCCACCTCCACCCCCCAACCAAGTCAGGTAGGCTTGCATTACGATTTAAAACTGAAAGTATGCATTCATTTTACCCTGCCTGGTGGGTCGTTACACGAAATTAgtgccttttgcatccctttgatattttaagtagaaattgtgcaccaatattgaattttaaaagacTGTTATAttcaatgaagtgccctttaatatagaccacatggagaattcaataaagcTGATTTTTTTAATAtgaataaatacttttttatatgcattttgacatgtccctccgtGTACCTTCTGTGACTTCCAGGAAGATTTTAATCCCAATCCTTCACCCCAACATTTCTCAAAAATTTCACCATCATtctaaagccctagttatttagttattttgttgctttgacaaagtaatttctgaagattattattgaTTTAATgtgattattgattcatttaaaGGTAAACATTTTTACTTTCCCTCAtattaaggtcaaccctgttacatgaaCTAAACTCTCGTTTTAATATAGTATTCCTTTGTTAAGAGtttttttcaaaagaaacattgaacatctaatagacAAATAATATTTTTAAAGCAGATGTTTTTggacattttctggtgttttgtggaggaaaactgagtgggtcgagtataacacgtcaaccctgttacccatagatagacaggatTGAAATGGTTTaacaattaaaaacaattaaAAACTTAAAAAACAGGGAAAGGCAATTGAATGTAAAGGGGGGGATTTACATTAAATTGCCCTTCCCTGTTTTTTATGTTTTTAATTGAGTTGAACATGTTCTCTTTATGACAGCATGTTAAAATTGGGTGAAATCAACATTTTTTTCCACCAAGTTACACATCTCAAAAGGTTCCCGAATTGATGTAACAACCCTGGTGTACCGGGTGGGTAGAGCTGCACTTTGGGACCAAAGGAATGTTCTCAAATGCGCAAACTCCGCCCATCCCGCGTCTCAGCTGATAATTAATACAAATGCACCTAGAAAGAAATGTGTTGGTATAGCAATGAAATGACAGTGAACGCAACCCTGACTCCTGAGGCTCTTGAACGCAACCCTGACTGTAGAATCCA
This genomic window contains:
- the LOC106610718 gene encoding zinc finger protein 395 isoform X1, producing MLPKTRLGKRSPLGALVCTSCPSMESTLETGAHGDPEGGVGSPTMGPPGPQHLSRFNYKLQPGQKVYVLCGGRECTGVVEQHNHVDNEVAILLPALGQHVLRKLQDVWTSPTVPPQPPAATQSTSKPYQVSSCIDVPNVPRRSPESVDMDEMMAALVLTSLSCSPVVQSPPHRDTVIAGSTGMECGAGELSDSGSSGYWSCDRGYRSPAPSPPITETEGHSLATPTDEGLDMELEQVLFDEPAPRKRRNSVKLAYRCLWPNCGKILTSVVGMKRHVRTLHLGQSVEHERCSRSEEDFYYTEIHQRELQPLTPPPGVSTHTPIPTTSNSTPWLACASPSSPSPSGVGSGEPGVGAGAGGDSPTEVSPQPSQLSQSAPSIPGCFGQVHSEHSYQAPTSVQVVAPPVSVSSSCRWTKPTSTPQPSQGAPFLVRSVSVGEQWLQLQNAPIRPHPASTSPPRSHWATRRIRGEAKKCRKVYGIEHRDQWCTACRWKKACQRFLD
- the LOC106610718 gene encoding zinc finger protein 395 isoform X2 — translated: MLPKTRLGKRSPLGALVCTSCPSMESTLETGAHGDPEGGVGSPTMGPPGPQHLSRFNYKLQPGQKVYVLCGGRECTGVVEQHNHVDNEVAILLPALGQHVLRKLQDVWTSPTVPPQPPAATQSTSKPYQVSSCIDVPNVPRRSPESVDMDEMMAALVLTSLSCSPVVQSPPHRDTVIGSTGMECGAGELSDSGSSGYWSCDRGYRSPAPSPPITETEGHSLATPTDEGLDMELEQVLFDEPAPRKRRNSVKLAYRCLWPNCGKILTSVVGMKRHVRTLHLGQSVEHERCSRSEEDFYYTEIHQRELQPLTPPPGVSTHTPIPTTSNSTPWLACASPSSPSPSGVGSGEPGVGAGAGGDSPTEVSPQPSQLSQSAPSIPGCFGQVHSEHSYQAPTSVQVVAPPVSVSSSCRWTKPTSTPQPSQGAPFLVRSVSVGEQWLQLQNAPIRPHPASTSPPRSHWATRRIRGEAKKCRKVYGIEHRDQWCTACRWKKACQRFLD